Proteins encoded within one genomic window of Brassica rapa cultivar Chiifu-401-42 chromosome A09, CAAS_Brap_v3.01, whole genome shotgun sequence:
- the LOC103842055 gene encoding protein trichome birefringence-like 6 has protein sequence MERQRSFSIKSTSVFLALIITTISSAVIFFTFFSIKSNSSNANNFQIHLSPVASITETTTSLHISDSSVSPQQSPILISTHFTPPENTSGSAKIPDFEKKTRGEVSSVKVIELPSKNDEEKKKKRIEECDVTNGKWVYDSDLPLYTNASCPFIDEGFACQSNGRLDLDYMKWRWEPRDCDAPRFNATKMLEMIRGKRLVFVGDSINRNQWESMLCMLFQAVKDPKRVYETHKRRITKEKGNYSFRFADYKCTVEFYVTHFLVREGKARVGKKRRETLRIDAMDRTSSRWKGANILVFNTAHWWSHYKTKSGVNYYQEGDLVHPKLDVSTAFKKALQTWSSWVDKNVDPKRTRVFFRSAAPSHFSGGEWNSGGHCREAKNLLNQTFKPSYSGKNIIVEEVLKQMKTPVTLLNVSGLSQYRIDAHPSIFGAKPENRRSQAVQDCSHWCLPGVPDTWNHFLYLHLLHKRKVTN, from the exons atggagagacaAAGAAGCTTCTCCATCAAGTCCACGAGCGTCTTCTTAGCATTAATTATTACAACAATCTCTTCCGCCGTTATTTTCTTCACTTTCTTCTCTATCAAATCCAACTCTTCAAACGCTAACAACTTCCAAATCCATTTGAGCCCTGTGGCATCCATTACCGAGACTACCACCAGCCTCCACATCTCCGATTCTTCAGTTTCTCCTCAACAAAGTCCGATTCTGATCTCGACCCATTTCACCCCGCCCGAAAACACTTCCGGGTCCGCGAAAATTCCGGATTTTGAGAAGAAGACACGCGGCGAGGTTTCGTCAGTCAAGGTGATTGAACTCCCGAGCAAAAATGacgaagagaagaagaagaagagaatcgaAGAGTGCGATGTAACGAACGGGAAGTGGGTTTACGACAGCGACCTTCCATTGTACACGAACGCGTCTTGTCCGTTTATCGACGAAGGGTTCGCTTGTCAGAGCAACGGAAGGTTGGATCTTGATTACATGAAGTGGAGATGGGAGCCTCGTGATTGTGATGCTCCAAG GTTCAATGCTACAAAGATGCTGGAAATGATAAGAGGGAAAAGGCTAGTGTTCGTTGGTGATTCTATCAATAGAAACCAGTGGGAGTCTATGCTTTGTATGTTGTTTCAAGCTGTTAAAGATCCCAAGAGAGTCTACGAAACGCACAAGCGGAGAATCACTAAAGAGAAAGGAAACTATAGCTTTCGTTTTGCG GATTACAAATGCACTGTGGAGTTCTACGTTACTCATTTCTTGGTACGTGAGGGTAAAGCAAGAGTTGGAAAGAAGCGAAGAGAAACTCTTAGGATTGATGCTATGGATCGAACCTCTTCGAGATGGAAAGGTGCTAATATCTTGGTGTTCAATACAGCACATTGGTGGTCTCATTACAAAACCAAATCCGG GGTCAACTATTACCAAGAAGGAGACCTGGTTCATCCGAAGCTCGATGTATCAACTGCTTTCAAGAAAGCTTTGCAGACTTGGTCATCGTGGGTTGACAAAAATGTCGATCCAAAGAGAACTCGAGTTTTCTTTAGAAGCGCAGCACCTTCTCATTTCAG TGGAGGAGAATGGAACTCGGGAGGTCACTGCAGAGAAGCCAAGAACCTGTTGAACCAAACCTTCAAACCGAGTTACTCCGGCAAAAACATCATTGTTGAGGAAGTACTCAAGCAGATGAAAACACCCGTCACTCTCTTGAACGTTAGCGGTTTATCTCAGTACAGAATCGACGCTCACCCTTCTATCTTTGGAGCAAAACCAGAGAACAGACGGTCACAAGCTGTTCAAGATTGCAGTCATTGGTGTCTCCCTGGTGTTCCGGATACTTGGAACCACTTTCTTTACCTCCATTTGCTCCATAAACGCAAAGTAACAAACTAA
- the LOC103842056 gene encoding probable cytochrome c oxidase subunit 5C-1 codes for MAGHRVAHATLKGPSVVKELVIGLALGLAAGGLWKMHHWNEQRKTRAFYDLLERGEISVVHPEE; via the coding sequence ATGGCGGGACACAGAGTTGCGCATGCCACACTGAAAGGCCCGAGTGTGGTGAAGGAGCTAGTTATCGGTTTGGCACTCGGTTTAGCTGCTGGTGGTCTCTGGAAGATGCATCACTGGAACGAGCAGAGGAAGACCAGAGCTTTCTATGACTTGCTTGAGAGGGGCGAGATCAGCGTTGTCCACCCTGAAGAGTAA
- the LOC103842058 gene encoding calvin cycle protein CP12-2, chloroplastic, producing the protein MATIATSLNIATQRAVITSKSQPARLACPVRLNNPWKLGSRTNRLVSFRPVKSTPEGVISDKVEKSIKDAKESCADDPVSGECVAAWDEVEELSAAASHARDKKKAGGSDPLEEYCKDNPETDECRTYDN; encoded by the coding sequence ATGGCAACCATAGCTACTAGCCTTAACATAGCAACCCAGCGAGCCGTCATCACCAGCAAGAGCCAACCAGCTCGTCTCGCCTGTCCTGTCCGTTTGAACAACCCGTGGAAACTTGGTTCAAGAACAAACCGCTTGGTGAGCTTTAGGCCGGTCAAATCAACGCCAGAAGGTGTGATATCCGATAAAGTGGAGAAAAGCATTAAAGACGCAAAGGAGAGTTGTGCTGACGATCCCGTCAGCGGAGAGTGTGTAGCTGCGTGGGACGAGGTTGAGGAGCTCAGCGCAGCAGCTAGCCACGCTAGAGACAAGAAGAAAGCTGGTGGTTCCGACCCTTTGGAGGAATACTGCAAAGACAATCCTGAGACTGACGAGTGTCGTACTTACGACAACTGA
- the LOC103842057 gene encoding bZIP transcription factor 53, with protein sequence MGSLQRQTSPESDNDPRYAAVTDERKRKRMISNRESARRSRMRKQKQLGDLINEVTVLKNDNAKITEQVDAATRKYVEMESRNDVLRAQASELTERLRSLNSVLEMVEEISGQALDIPEINPWQVSCPMQPIRASADMFDC encoded by the coding sequence atgGGGTCGTTGCAAAGACAGACAAGTCCTGAATCCGACAACGATCCGAGGTACGCTGCCGTCACGGacgagaggaagaggaagaggatgaTCTCCAACAGAGAGTCCGCTCGGAGATCGAGGATGAGGAAGCAGAAGCAGCTCGGAGATCTCATCAACGAGGTGACTGTTCTCAAGAACGATAACGCCAAGATCACCGAGCAGGTCGATGCAGCCACGAGGAAGTACGTCGAGATGGAGTCAAGGAACGACGTGTTGAGAGCACAGGCCTCGGAGTTGACGGAGAGGTTGAGGTCGTTGAACTCTGTGCTTGAGATGGTTGAAGAGATTAGTGGTCAGGCGTTGGATATTCCGGAGATAAATCCTTGGCAGGTTTCTTGTCCGATGCAACCGATAAGGGCTTCTGCTGATATGTTTGATTGCTGA
- the LOC103842059 gene encoding F-box protein At5g03970 isoform X1, with the protein MQQAMSCSQKLKTSFGNMSDLSGHQAENNDIMSEIFLRLPPETVYKLILVSKRWLQIISDPLFRRTYLTKWKPKSNLIGFFICKTKKSGSFKYELRRPPFEFYHPLRTILGDEIKSLKQLGHYIDSSNGFILCINQHPNPNDYYLWNPSTGRRHRIPHHEVHLEYPCTSLVIEEDGPFSYKVIRVECVNKPSAKLKVDTFSSKTNTWTYSEMTCPEPMILILGGGGTVIGGFVYWYATGGRVAFYDTNSNEKRIGLVKLPKIHDNEERVLTHSPDGCLQYGRSSKSVMEIWKLGKVNGLFQWKLQNKVNFKVVWRWYDVKAERLSSTHNEVKKLFAFPIRNESQTCSSRPGTITEEEEEQGVLYGTSAMSCHSFDDNGFPFFVSFIKGADVSKIIGKKLMRHYMSS; encoded by the coding sequence ATGCAGCAAGCAATGTCTTGTTCTCAGAAGTTAAAAACAAGTTTTGGGAACATGTCTGATTTGAGCGGTCATCAAGCTGAAAACAATGACATCATGTCCGAGATTTTTCTCCGGTTGCCACCCGAAACGGTCTACAAGCTGATTCTAGTATCAAAGAGATGGCTTCAGATAATCTCCGACCCTTTATTCCGTCGCACTTACCTAACCAAATGGAAACCCAAGTCTAACCTCATAGGCTTCTTCATCTGCAAGACGAAGAAGTCTGGAAGTTTCAAATACGAACTTCGTCGCCCTCCCTTTGAGTTTTACCACCCGCTTCGAACTATCTTAGGCGATGAAATCAAATCGTTGAAGCAGCTTGGACACTACATTGATTCTTCAAACGGATTTATTCTTTGTATCAACCAACATCCAAATCCAAATGATTACTACTTGTGGAATCCGAGCACGGGGAGGCGTCATCGGATTCCACATCATGAAGTTCACCTTGAATACCCTTGCACGTCCTTGGTCATCGAGGAGGATGGTCCGTTTAGCTACAAGGTGATCCGCGTGGAATGTGTAAACAAACCAAGCGCCAAGTTGAAAGTGGATACCTTTTCATCTAAAACCAACACTTGGACCTACTCGGAGATGACTTGTCCCGAGCCTATGATTCTCATTCTAGGAGGAGGAGGGACAGTGATTGGTGGATTTGTGTATTGGTATGCCACAGGAGGGAGAGTTGCGTTTTACGACACCAACAGTAAcgagaaacgaatcggtttggTAAAGCTTCCGAAGATACACGACAACGAGGAACGTGTTCTGACTCATTCGCCTGATGGGTGTCTACAATACGGACGGAGCAGTAAGTCAGTAATGGAGATATGGAAGCTGGGAAAGGTAAACGGTTTGTTTCAGTGGAAGCTTCAAAATAAGGTGAATTTCAAGGTGGTGTGGAGGTGGTACGATGTTAAAGCTGAAAGACTTAGTAGTACTCACAACGAGGTTAAAAAGCTGTTCGCATTCCCAATCAGGAATGAGAGTCAAACATGTTCATCAAGACCTGGAACAATaacagaggaggaggaggagcaggGTGTTCTTTATGGGACGTCTGCAATGTCTTGCCATAGTTTCGACGATAATGGTTTTCCTTTCTTTGTCAGTTTTATAAAAGGAGCTGATGTCTCTAAGATCATAGGGAAAAAACTCATGCGTCACTACATGTCTTCCTAG
- the LOC103842059 gene encoding F-box protein At5g03970 isoform X2: MSCSQKLKTSFGNMSDLSGHQAENNDIMSEIFLRLPPETVYKLILVSKRWLQIISDPLFRRTYLTKWKPKSNLIGFFICKTKKSGSFKYELRRPPFEFYHPLRTILGDEIKSLKQLGHYIDSSNGFILCINQHPNPNDYYLWNPSTGRRHRIPHHEVHLEYPCTSLVIEEDGPFSYKVIRVECVNKPSAKLKVDTFSSKTNTWTYSEMTCPEPMILILGGGGTVIGGFVYWYATGGRVAFYDTNSNEKRIGLVKLPKIHDNEERVLTHSPDGCLQYGRSSKSVMEIWKLGKVNGLFQWKLQNKVNFKVVWRWYDVKAERLSSTHNEVKKLFAFPIRNESQTCSSRPGTITEEEEEQGVLYGTSAMSCHSFDDNGFPFFVSFIKGADVSKIIGKKLMRHYMSS; this comes from the coding sequence ATGTCTTGTTCTCAGAAGTTAAAAACAAGTTTTGGGAACATGTCTGATTTGAGCGGTCATCAAGCTGAAAACAATGACATCATGTCCGAGATTTTTCTCCGGTTGCCACCCGAAACGGTCTACAAGCTGATTCTAGTATCAAAGAGATGGCTTCAGATAATCTCCGACCCTTTATTCCGTCGCACTTACCTAACCAAATGGAAACCCAAGTCTAACCTCATAGGCTTCTTCATCTGCAAGACGAAGAAGTCTGGAAGTTTCAAATACGAACTTCGTCGCCCTCCCTTTGAGTTTTACCACCCGCTTCGAACTATCTTAGGCGATGAAATCAAATCGTTGAAGCAGCTTGGACACTACATTGATTCTTCAAACGGATTTATTCTTTGTATCAACCAACATCCAAATCCAAATGATTACTACTTGTGGAATCCGAGCACGGGGAGGCGTCATCGGATTCCACATCATGAAGTTCACCTTGAATACCCTTGCACGTCCTTGGTCATCGAGGAGGATGGTCCGTTTAGCTACAAGGTGATCCGCGTGGAATGTGTAAACAAACCAAGCGCCAAGTTGAAAGTGGATACCTTTTCATCTAAAACCAACACTTGGACCTACTCGGAGATGACTTGTCCCGAGCCTATGATTCTCATTCTAGGAGGAGGAGGGACAGTGATTGGTGGATTTGTGTATTGGTATGCCACAGGAGGGAGAGTTGCGTTTTACGACACCAACAGTAAcgagaaacgaatcggtttggTAAAGCTTCCGAAGATACACGACAACGAGGAACGTGTTCTGACTCATTCGCCTGATGGGTGTCTACAATACGGACGGAGCAGTAAGTCAGTAATGGAGATATGGAAGCTGGGAAAGGTAAACGGTTTGTTTCAGTGGAAGCTTCAAAATAAGGTGAATTTCAAGGTGGTGTGGAGGTGGTACGATGTTAAAGCTGAAAGACTTAGTAGTACTCACAACGAGGTTAAAAAGCTGTTCGCATTCCCAATCAGGAATGAGAGTCAAACATGTTCATCAAGACCTGGAACAATaacagaggaggaggaggagcaggGTGTTCTTTATGGGACGTCTGCAATGTCTTGCCATAGTTTCGACGATAATGGTTTTCCTTTCTTTGTCAGTTTTATAAAAGGAGCTGATGTCTCTAAGATCATAGGGAAAAAACTCATGCGTCACTACATGTCTTCCTAG
- the LOC103842060 gene encoding uncharacterized protein LOC103842060, with translation MMKQARFLDWYLKIGIGSAIVGGGMEFFMINTGFYDKVTVLEAEKRAYENSPEAQAVREALNPWRNKDAEATKTPP, from the exons ATGATGAAGCAGGCGAGATTTCTGGATTGGTATCTGAAGATCGGGATTGGATCGGCTATCGTCGGCGGAGGAATGGAGTTCTTCATGATCAACACTGGTTTCT ACGACAAGGTTACTGTACTAGAAGCCGAGAAACGTGCCTATGAAAATTCTCCTGAAGCTCAAGCCGTGAGAGAAGCTCTTAATCCCTGGAGAAACAAGGACGCTGAAGCTACCAAAACTCCTCCTTAG
- the LOC103842061 gene encoding pentatricopeptide repeat-containing protein At3g62470, mitochondrial — protein MAPPPWLHLYLKRSSTKSPLSSLLFVRSSSSSSNESISSQNRPIAGTEIRGGGRGGEEVQFYRARSLTLSNLINSTTHHHHTHSSIGFRGLSSSTSSGGCDDEIESECDDNDEDDDRASDEIGVSCIVDSSTNPEEVERVCKVIDELFALDRNMEAVLDEMNVSLSHDLIVEVLERFKHARKPAFRFFCWAGERPAGFAHDSRTYNSMMTILAKTRQFETMVSLLEEMGAKELLTMETFTIAMKAFAAAKERKKAVGIFELMKKYKFKIGVETINCLLDSLGRAKLGKEAQVLFDRLKERFTPNLMTYTVLLNGWCRVKNLMEAARIWNGMIDQGLKPDVVAHNVMLEGLLRSRKKSDAIKLFHVMKAKGPCPNVRSYTIMIRDFCKQSSMEAAVEYFDDMVDSGLQPDAAVYTCLITGFGTQRKLDTVYELLKEMQEKGHPPDGKTYNALIKLMASRKMPEQAARIYNKMIQNGIEPSIHTFNMMMKSYFMARNYEMGRAVWEEMGKKGICPDDNSYTVLIRGLIGEGKSREACRYLEEMLDKGMKTPLIDYNKFAADFHRGGQPDIFEELAQRAKFSGKFAASEIFARWAQMTRRRFKQKFTED, from the coding sequence ATGGCTCCTCCTCCATGGCTACACCTCTACCTGAAGAGAAGCTCAACTAAATCTCCTCTCAGCTCTCTTCTCTTCGTTCGCTCTTCTTCATCGAGCTCTAACGAATCCATTTCCAGTCAAAACCGACCAATCGCCGGGACAGAGATACGCGGCGGTGGAAGAGGAGGAGAGGAAGTACAATTCTACCGTGCTAGATCTTTGACCTTATCTAATCTGATCAATTCTACCACTCATCATCATCACACACACTCCTCTATAGGTTTTAGAGGTTTATCTAGTAGTACTAGTAGTGGAGGATGCGATGACGAAATCGAATCTGAATGCGATGACaacgatgaagatgatgatcgTGCTAGTGATGAAATAGGTGTCAGTTGTATTGTTGATTCAAGTACCAATCCTGAAGAAGTAGAGAGAGTCTGCAAAGTGATCGATGAGCTCTTTGCCTTAGATAGAAACATGGAAGCTGTTCTCGACGAAATGAATGTATCTCTATCTCACGATCTGATCGTTGAGGTTTTAGAACGGTTTAAACACGCTAGGAAGCCTGCGTTCAGATTCTTCTGCTGGGCCGGAGAGAGGCCAGCAGGCTTTGCTCACGACTCCAGAACATACAACTCAATGATGACTATCTTAGCCAAGACTCGACAGTTCGAGACCATGGTTTCTTTGCTAGAAGAGATGGGCGCGAAAGAGTTATTAACGATGGAGACATTCACTATCGCGATGAAAGCCTTTGCTGCTGCCAAAGAGAGGAAGAAAGCTGTTGGAATCTTTGAGCTGATGAAGAAGTACAAGTTCAAAATCGGCGTGGAGACGATTAATTGTTTGTTGGATAGTCTTGGTAGGGCGAAGCTTGGGAAAGAGGCTCAGGTTTTGTTTGATAGGTTGAAGGAGAGGTTTACTCCGAATCTGATGACGTACACTGTTCTGCTTAATGGTTGGTGTAGAGTTAAGAATTTGATGGAGGCGGCGAGGATCTGGAACGGTATGATTGATCAGGGGTTGAAACCTGACGTTGTGGCTCATAATGTTATGCTTGAAGGTTTGCTGAGGAGTAGAAAAAAGTCTGATGCGATTAAACTGTTCCATGTCATGAAAGCTAAGGGGCCTTGTCCTAATGTCCGTAGCTATACTATTATGATACGTGACTTCTGTAAACAGTCGAGCATGGAAGCTGCTGTTGAGTATTTTGATGATATGGTTGATTCCGGTTTGCAGCCCGATGCTGCGGTTTACACGTGTCTGATCACTGGTTTTGGGACGCAGAGGAAGCTGGATACGGTTTACGAACTGCTCAAGGAGATGCAAGAGAAGGGACATCCTCCGGATGGCAAAACGTATAACGCTTTGATTAAATTGATGGCGAGTAGGAAGATGCCGGAACAAGCGGCAAGGATCTACAACAAGATGATCCAGAACGGGATCGAGCCGTCGATACACACGTTCAACATGATGATGAAATCTTACTTCATGGCGAGAAACTACGAGATGGGGAGGGCGGTTTGGGAGGAGATGGGCAAGAAAGGGATTTGTCCTGACGACAACTCATACACGGTTTTGATCAGGGGACTTATTGGTGAAGGGAAGTCGAGAGAGGCGTGTAGGTACTTGGAGGAGATGCTTGACAAAGGAATGAAGACTCCTTTGATTGATTATAACAAGTTTGCTGCTGATTTTCATAGAGGAGGGCAGCCGGATATATTTGAGGAATTGGCACAGAGAGCTAAGTTCTCTGGTAAGTTTGCTGCTTCAGAGATCTTTGCGAGGTGGGCTCAGATGACTAGAAGGAGATTCAAACAGAAATTCACGGAAGATTGA
- the LOC103842062 gene encoding universal stress protein A-like protein: protein MEETKERKIVVAVDESEESMEALSWSLDNLFPYGSNNTLILLYVKPPLPVYSSIDAAGFIVTGDPVAALKKYEHELVESVMARSRTVYQDFESDINIERRVGRGDAKEVICNAVQKLKADMLVIGTHDYGFFKRTLLGSVSEYCAKRVKCPVIIVKKKNPQNN from the exons ATGGAGGAAACGAAGGAGAGGAAGATTGTAGTAGCAGTAGACGAAAGTGAAGAGAGCATGGAAGCTCTTTCGTGGAGTCTTGACAATCTCTTTCCATATGGTTCCAATAACACCCTAATCCTCCTTTACGTCAAGCCCCCTCTTCCTGTTTACTCTTCCATTGATGCCGCGG GGTTTATAGTGACCGGAGATCCGGTTGCAGCGTTGAAGAAATATGAACACGAGCTCGTGGAATCAGTCATGGCTCGATCTCGAACCGTCTACCAAGATTTTGAGTCCGAT ATTAATATAGAGAGAAGAGTTGGAAGAGGAGATGCCAAGGAAGTTATATGTAACGCAGTTCAGAAACTTAAGGCTGATATGTTAGTTATTGGAACACATGACTATGGCTTCTTCAAAAG AACTTTGCTAGGCAGTGTGAGCGAGTATTGCGCCAAACGAGTAAAATGCCCTGTGATTAtcgtgaagaagaagaatcctCAAAATAATTGA